From Cecembia calidifontis, one genomic window encodes:
- a CDS encoding helix-turn-helix domain-containing protein — translation MQFGERIRELRESQGLLQRQLAADLEIDTPMFSKIERGERKAKREQVEQLAALLHADKPALFSLWLADQIMDLIKNEPQAYEAIEIVKKELKKNEH, via the coding sequence ATGCAATTTGGTGAAAGGATTAGAGAACTGCGAGAAAGCCAGGGGCTTTTGCAGCGACAATTGGCAGCCGATCTTGAGATAGACACTCCCATGTTTAGCAAGATTGAGCGTGGGGAGCGGAAGGCGAAACGCGAACAGGTAGAGCAGTTGGCTGCGTTACTTCATGCTGATAAGCCAGCCCTGTTTTCCCTTTGGTTGGCTGACCAAATAATGGATTTGATAAAAAACGAACCTCAGGCATATGAGGCTATAGAAATAGTAAAAAAGGAACTTAAAAAGAATGAGCATTAA
- a CDS encoding DUF3987 domain-containing protein — translation MRKNFNPQDWLNQPTPQPKVTEQPTFNTDSQPDEVERIIQNIEANRTDITSTYSDWVNIGFAFSDEFGENGRTLFHRVSQFYPGYSAPECDKQFDNCLKSKGHGVSLKTFFYLAKDAGIDIAPPRSEKQDQRTFKSEKLNGSQSEYHQSENQEPEEMRHHNSNKEFGAFDSTIEKQTEDSYQMPTFPDSLFPELPEFLQKVVAVATSNEERDILLLGSLGAISACLPKVSGIYDGKRVYPNLFLFITAQASAGKGRLVHCRQLVNPIHKELREQAKLHKQHYELEMAEYNSKKGKEDGIEKPAKPPEKMLFIPANNSSTGAYQLLGDSDGRGLIFETEGDTLAHAFKSDYGNYSDGFRKAFHHETISYYRRTDREFVDIESPCLSTVLSGTPKQVSALIPNAENGLFSRFIFYFMNVRPVWKNVFASQTDNGLDDYFEALGNEFYELYKVIMQDEPRQFHLTADQQEQFNQFFGQIQEKYMNLQGLDYMATIRRLGLIAYRVSMIFSALRIMEMRHIKYDKNIGAFDSTTGEILSKSCQTGDTSKKLICEERDFQAALEMVKVLVKHSSKVFGELPQEESKPSRMNKKEKFLYALPYNFNRQKYLEVANTLSIPAKTAEGYITAFAKSGLVHRESQDNYINTSLEDIQDSTDAEDV, via the coding sequence ATGAGAAAAAATTTCAATCCGCAGGATTGGCTTAATCAGCCAACCCCGCAACCGAAAGTTACAGAGCAACCAACTTTCAATACAGATTCTCAACCTGACGAAGTAGAGCGCATCATCCAAAACATTGAAGCCAACAGAACAGATATTACCTCCACGTATAGCGATTGGGTAAATATCGGCTTTGCTTTCTCAGATGAGTTTGGAGAAAATGGACGTACCCTATTTCATAGGGTGAGCCAGTTTTATCCAGGCTATTCCGCCCCGGAGTGCGACAAGCAATTTGACAATTGCTTGAAATCAAAAGGTCATGGCGTTTCACTAAAGACCTTTTTCTACCTCGCCAAAGATGCAGGAATTGATATAGCCCCTCCACGGTCAGAAAAACAGGATCAGCGAACTTTCAAAAGTGAAAAGCTGAATGGTAGTCAATCTGAATACCACCAGTCCGAAAATCAGGAACCGGAAGAAATGCGCCACCATAATTCAAATAAAGAATTTGGCGCATTCGATAGCACCATTGAAAAACAAACAGAGGACAGCTATCAAATGCCAACTTTTCCAGATTCCTTGTTTCCTGAACTTCCTGAATTTCTGCAAAAGGTTGTAGCGGTTGCCACTTCCAATGAGGAAAGGGATATTCTACTCCTCGGTTCCCTTGGAGCTATCAGCGCATGTCTGCCCAAAGTATCGGGCATCTATGATGGTAAGCGAGTATACCCAAATCTATTCCTATTCATTACCGCTCAGGCATCCGCAGGAAAAGGCCGATTGGTCCATTGCCGCCAATTGGTCAATCCCATTCATAAAGAATTGAGGGAACAAGCCAAACTCCACAAACAACACTATGAATTGGAAATGGCAGAATACAACTCCAAGAAGGGAAAGGAAGATGGTATTGAGAAGCCAGCCAAACCACCTGAAAAGATGCTGTTCATTCCTGCAAATAACAGTTCAACGGGAGCTTATCAGCTTTTGGGTGATAGTGATGGAAGAGGGCTAATTTTCGAGACCGAAGGTGATACCTTAGCACATGCCTTCAAGAGCGATTACGGAAACTACAGTGACGGATTTAGAAAAGCCTTTCACCATGAAACCATTTCCTATTATCGAAGAACCGACCGTGAGTTTGTGGACATAGAAAGCCCTTGTCTTTCTACGGTCCTGTCAGGAACGCCAAAACAAGTTTCGGCATTGATTCCCAACGCTGAAAACGGCTTGTTCAGCCGTTTCATCTTCTATTTCATGAACGTTCGCCCGGTATGGAAAAATGTCTTTGCCAGTCAAACGGATAACGGACTGGACGATTACTTTGAAGCCCTGGGCAATGAGTTCTATGAACTCTACAAAGTTATCATGCAGGATGAACCCCGCCAGTTTCACCTTACGGCAGACCAGCAGGAGCAATTCAACCAGTTCTTCGGCCAGATACAGGAGAAATACATGAACCTTCAAGGGCTGGACTACATGGCCACTATCAGAAGGTTAGGTTTGATTGCTTACCGAGTTTCCATGATATTTTCCGCTTTGCGGATCATGGAAATGCGCCACATTAAATATGATAAAAATATTGGCGCATTCGACAGCACCACTGGAGAGATATTATCCAAAAGCTGTCAAACAGGCGACACTTCCAAGAAGCTGATTTGTGAGGAAAGGGATTTTCAAGCTGCACTTGAAATGGTGAAGGTATTGGTAAAGCACTCAAGCAAGGTATTTGGAGAACTACCACAAGAGGAATCCAAACCAAGCAGGATGAACAAGAAAGAAAAGTTCCTCTATGCCTTACCGTACAACTTCAACCGCCAGAAGTACCTTGAAGTTGCCAACACCCTGAGTATTCCGGCAAAGACAGCCGAAGGCTATATCACCGCTTTTGCCAAATCGGGATTGGTTCACCGTGAATCTCAGGACAATTACATTAACACCTCCCTTGAGGATATTCAGGATTCTACGGATGCTGAGGACGTATAG
- a CDS encoding BT4734/BF3469 family protein, translating into MEVSRKAILDKTHYGLNIYAHVLRHYYPGEIDSGDSSTPNKDKSKGAQTVLSLSGRDCKPAKNPFNADKPTLLIKVVDGCAIHTDSEEAIAQGNVFDFAALHFSLEGQALLDKLNEELHLRIGKQQGFYAQAESQPAVALSEIVKPAAPVFSYFNKPVTNVTPSWQASLIEVYNLIKGNEFASCTSTLRNIPDPKEARKYKAQNFDYVTFSGTFSKRNDANLQRHSGLLTIDFDHIQDIPSLKAALLNDHYFETELLFVSPSGDGLKWVIPIDLTQAKHQDYFKAVANYVSHTYQLEIDQSGKDISRACFLPHDSEIFINPKYL; encoded by the coding sequence ATGGAGGTAAGTAGAAAAGCCATTCTCGACAAAACGCACTATGGCCTGAATATCTATGCCCATGTGCTGCGACACTACTATCCGGGTGAAATCGACTCTGGAGATTCGAGCACACCGAATAAAGATAAATCAAAAGGTGCTCAAACAGTCCTTTCCCTTTCGGGAAGGGACTGCAAACCTGCAAAGAACCCATTCAATGCGGACAAGCCCACATTGTTGATTAAAGTTGTTGACGGCTGCGCCATCCACACCGATTCAGAAGAAGCCATTGCACAAGGCAATGTCTTTGATTTCGCTGCACTACATTTCAGCCTCGAAGGGCAAGCCCTTCTCGATAAGCTGAATGAAGAACTGCATTTGCGTATCGGGAAGCAACAAGGTTTTTACGCTCAGGCAGAATCACAACCTGCGGTTGCTCTTTCTGAAATAGTCAAACCGGCTGCGCCAGTTTTCAGCTATTTCAATAAGCCTGTCACCAACGTAACACCAAGTTGGCAAGCCTCCTTGATTGAGGTTTACAATCTTATCAAAGGCAATGAATTTGCTTCGTGTACAAGTACACTCCGCAACATTCCCGACCCGAAGGAAGCCAGAAAGTACAAGGCTCAAAATTTCGATTATGTGACCTTCTCAGGCACTTTCTCAAAGAGAAATGATGCAAACCTTCAAAGACATTCAGGTTTGCTCACAATCGATTTTGACCACATTCAGGACATTCCTTCACTCAAGGCAGCACTACTCAACGACCATTACTTTGAAACGGAGCTACTGTTTGTATCTCCTTCAGGTGATGGCCTCAAATGGGTAATCCCAATCGACTTGACGCAGGCAAAACACCAGGACTATTTCAAGGCAGTGGCAAACTACGTTTCCCACACCTACCAACTCGAAATAGACCAATCAGGGAAGGACATTTCAAGAGCCTGTTTCCTTCCGCATGATTCAGAAATATTCATCAATCCTAAATACTTGTAG
- a CDS encoding helix-turn-helix domain-containing protein, with translation MNEIMDMILTLTQDIKTVKAYLLNFHKSRLEQFSEEWIDGQVVMQTLHISKRTLQSLRDSGVLPYSRINGKFYYKVSDIEALLESNYSPSKSKHYGGK, from the coding sequence ATGAACGAGATAATGGATATGATCTTGACGCTAACTCAAGACATAAAAACAGTCAAAGCCTACCTCCTCAACTTCCATAAATCACGCTTGGAGCAATTCAGCGAAGAGTGGATTGATGGGCAGGTAGTGATGCAAACGCTTCACATCAGCAAAAGAACCCTCCAATCCCTTCGGGATAGTGGGGTTCTTCCCTACAGCCGAATCAATGGCAAATTCTACTACAAGGTTTCTGATATAGAAGCCTTGCTGGAATCCAATTACTCACCTTCAAAATCAAAGCACTATGGAGGTAAGTAG
- a CDS encoding helix-turn-helix domain-containing protein → MDEIIERLENLQRLIESQGIYTKEVLNFNEACQYLELSQSHLYKLTSAGSIPHYKPNGKKLYFKRSELESWLLRNRNSTQEEIDQRAADYLIKKGRVKL, encoded by the coding sequence ATGGACGAAATAATTGAACGTCTTGAAAATCTCCAACGCCTAATTGAGAGCCAGGGGATTTACACAAAGGAAGTTTTAAACTTCAATGAAGCTTGCCAGTATCTGGAGCTTTCCCAATCTCATTTGTACAAGTTGACAAGTGCAGGGAGCATTCCGCACTACAAGCCCAATGGAAAGAAGCTCTATTTCAAAAGAAGCGAGTTGGAAAGCTGGTTGCTACGCAACCGCAATTCCACTCAGGAAGAAATAGACCAAAGGGCAGCGGATTACCTAATCAAGAAAGGGAGGGTGAAGCTATGA
- a CDS encoding DUF6617 family protein, which translates to MSNQTKILDDILYQGLRPWSEKNSVDEKFAPKLRSLKDTYTDYPFRYEINFLRPFDNKTKYYSKLILNTLKTDVERLYNLISEDDTENLIRYWLDDTLNKRLKTRLKDIGKLIKEKDFDLTLIDPKKVSIEFDQAHKANTYIIQLLKLAYMQLYLEIQDAFSTWIDDKLVIEDFYTQLLLEPIPQKPLLTEIQIIEVEATEKPVKKQEPKPKDIPFNSFTYKQLNTAQEKISDLCSSLKFNNLISQDTTVPNFKRVFSNAEIKNPVVWTGTISELFYFIKLIHNDLQLVENLKQKQWEVTCLCFVDETGKPFERTKFRSQKKPKLTAHKIEKSVSNLK; encoded by the coding sequence ATGAGCAATCAAACAAAAATACTTGACGACATTCTCTACCAGGGGCTTCGCCCTTGGTCAGAGAAAAACAGCGTGGACGAAAAGTTTGCTCCCAAGCTCCGTTCCTTGAAAGATACCTACACGGATTACCCGTTCCGGTATGAAATCAACTTTCTAAGGCCATTCGACAACAAAACCAAATACTACTCAAAGCTGATTCTAAACACCCTCAAAACGGACGTTGAAAGGCTCTACAACCTCATCAGTGAAGACGATACAGAAAACCTCATCCGCTATTGGCTGGATGATACTTTGAACAAGCGTTTAAAGACACGTTTAAAAGACATTGGAAAGCTGATTAAAGAGAAGGATTTTGATTTGACATTAATAGATCCCAAAAAAGTTTCCATTGAGTTTGACCAGGCACACAAAGCCAACACCTATATCATTCAATTGCTAAAGCTTGCATACATGCAGCTTTACCTCGAAATCCAAGATGCTTTCAGCACTTGGATTGATGATAAGTTGGTGATAGAGGATTTTTACACCCAGCTACTACTTGAACCAATACCGCAGAAACCTTTATTGACCGAGATTCAAATCATTGAGGTTGAAGCAACGGAGAAACCAGTTAAAAAGCAGGAGCCCAAACCAAAGGACATTCCATTCAATTCATTTACCTACAAGCAACTCAATACCGCTCAGGAGAAGATTTCCGATTTGTGCAGCAGCTTAAAGTTCAACAACCTGATAAGTCAAGACACAACCGTTCCGAATTTCAAGCGAGTATTTTCTAATGCCGAAATCAAAAATCCTGTAGTCTGGACAGGCACAATCAGCGAACTATTCTATTTCATCAAACTCATACATAACGACCTCCAATTGGTTGAAAACTTGAAGCAGAAGCAATGGGAAGTTACTTGCCTATGCTTCGTTGATGAAACTGGAAAACCGTTTGAAAGAACAAAATTCAGGTCGCAGAAGAAACCGAAACTAACAGCCCACAAAATTGAAAAGTCCGTTTCCAACCTGAAATAA
- a CDS encoding site-specific integrase produces the protein MKVTLRQRNQGGQTSLYLDYYHKGKRKTEYLKLYLDPNAKTKEEKEVNKKTMQLAETIRAQRQIEIQNGVYGFRDNEKLKGSFTAYLELLASKRKDSPGNYGNWDSMIKHMKAFIPQDISFEFVNREFVQDFKEYLDKKATGHGIQKLSQNSKYSYFNKLRAALKQAVKDGIIPHNPAEGVEAFKQGEPEREFLTLEELQAAVKAECEIPILKTAFIFSCLTGLRWSDINKLLWSEVQHSNEMGYYIRFRQKKTKGAETLPISEQAFGLLGEREDREERVFKGLKYSAWHNLKLQQWMMKAGISKTITFHCARHTYATLQLTMGTDIYTVSKLLGHRELKTTQVYAKIIDDKKKEAASKIKLDL, from the coding sequence ATGAAGGTAACACTAAGACAACGCAACCAGGGCGGTCAAACCAGCTTGTACCTCGACTACTACCATAAGGGCAAGCGGAAAACCGAGTACCTAAAATTGTACCTCGACCCCAATGCAAAGACCAAGGAGGAAAAAGAGGTCAATAAAAAGACCATGCAACTTGCAGAAACCATCAGGGCGCAAAGACAAATCGAAATCCAAAACGGTGTTTATGGATTCCGTGACAATGAGAAGCTGAAAGGCAGTTTCACCGCCTACCTTGAATTGCTTGCCAGTAAGCGAAAAGACAGTCCGGGCAACTACGGAAATTGGGATAGCATGATCAAGCACATGAAAGCGTTTATCCCACAGGACATTTCCTTTGAGTTTGTGAATCGTGAGTTTGTCCAGGACTTCAAAGAATACCTTGACAAGAAAGCCACTGGACACGGAATCCAGAAACTTTCTCAAAACTCCAAGTACTCCTACTTCAACAAACTGAGAGCTGCACTCAAGCAAGCAGTGAAGGATGGTATCATTCCACACAATCCAGCCGAAGGAGTTGAAGCATTCAAGCAAGGAGAACCGGAAAGAGAGTTTCTAACCTTGGAAGAGCTGCAAGCAGCAGTAAAGGCAGAATGTGAAATTCCCATCTTGAAAACGGCATTCATTTTTTCATGCCTTACAGGGCTTCGCTGGTCAGATATAAATAAGCTCCTTTGGTCTGAGGTGCAGCACTCCAATGAAATGGGCTACTACATCCGATTCAGACAGAAGAAAACCAAAGGGGCGGAAACCCTACCCATTTCAGAACAAGCCTTCGGCTTGCTCGGAGAACGTGAGGACAGAGAAGAAAGAGTATTCAAAGGATTGAAGTATTCGGCATGGCACAACCTGAAATTGCAACAATGGATGATGAAAGCTGGAATCTCCAAAACCATCACTTTCCATTGCGCACGTCATACCTACGCCACCTTGCAGCTTACAATGGGAACGGACATTTACACAGTTTCAAAGCTGTTAGGCCATAGAGAACTGAAAACAACCCAAGTCTATGCGAAAATCATAGACGACAAGAAAAAAGAGGCAGCCAGTAAAATCAAACTTGACCTATGA
- a CDS encoding helix-turn-helix domain-containing protein → MSSSIEVPKICQDCGKSFIAKTTVTKFCSHKCASRNYKKRKREEKVEEVAPIVEQRIEYNQEQLKDKDFLSVEETCKLLGASRMTIYRQIKAGNIHAAKIGRRTIIKRTEIDKLFQI, encoded by the coding sequence ATGAGCAGCAGTATAGAAGTTCCAAAGATTTGTCAGGACTGCGGAAAGTCTTTCATCGCAAAGACAACCGTAACCAAATTTTGCAGCCACAAGTGCGCCTCCCGAAACTACAAGAAGCGTAAGCGAGAAGAAAAGGTTGAGGAGGTTGCCCCTATCGTGGAACAAAGAATCGAATACAATCAGGAACAGTTAAAGGACAAAGATTTTCTCAGTGTTGAGGAAACCTGCAAGCTCTTAGGTGCAAGCCGCATGACCATCTATCGGCAGATTAAAGCCGGAAACATTCATGCAGCGAAGATTGGCAGACGCACAATCATCAAGAGAACCGAAATCGATAAACTGTTTCAGATATGA
- the mnmE gene encoding tRNA uridine-5-carboxymethylaminomethyl(34) synthesis GTPase MnmE, whose protein sequence is MSFSLHEKEDTIIALATPQGVGAIAVIRLSGKDAIKITNEVFKGKDLEKQPSHTIHFGTIRDGERIIDEVLVSLFIAPKSFTKENVVEISTHGSSYIVNQVIKLLIRHGARPAKPGEFTQRAFLNGQFDLAQAEAVADLIHSDSEASHQAAMNQMRGGFSGEISKLRAELIHFASMIELELDFTEEDVEFASRDDLRILVEQLLRVIEQLIASFDLGNVIKNGMPTVIAGKPNAGKSTLLNALLNEEKAIVSDIAGTTRDFIEDEINIGGVIFRFIDTAGLRETTDTIEAIGVSRTQEKMKTASLILYLFDLTDTDMVEINRDINKLENLGVPFVKVGNKIDRANPQFINELKSRHPDIIFISAGKKENLDALRQRILEMVNLDKFRTGNTIVTNIRHYDSLVKTRQSLLDVLTGLDALVTNDFLAMDIRRSLHYLGEITGEITTDDLLANIFSKFCIGK, encoded by the coding sequence ATGAGTTTTTCCCTTCACGAAAAAGAAGATACCATCATCGCCCTGGCCACGCCTCAGGGTGTTGGGGCTATTGCTGTCATACGTCTTTCCGGTAAAGATGCCATCAAGATTACCAATGAGGTGTTCAAAGGTAAGGACTTGGAAAAACAGCCCTCCCATACCATACATTTCGGCACGATACGGGATGGGGAGCGAATCATCGATGAGGTTTTGGTTTCTTTGTTCATTGCCCCGAAATCATTCACCAAGGAAAATGTGGTGGAAATATCGACCCATGGTTCTTCCTATATCGTGAATCAGGTGATCAAATTGTTGATCAGACATGGAGCCCGTCCCGCCAAACCGGGGGAATTTACCCAAAGGGCTTTTTTAAACGGTCAATTTGATTTGGCCCAAGCCGAGGCTGTAGCCGATTTGATCCATTCCGACTCTGAGGCTTCCCATCAGGCAGCCATGAATCAAATGCGTGGTGGTTTCAGTGGGGAGATTTCCAAATTGAGGGCTGAGTTGATACACTTTGCTTCCATGATCGAACTGGAACTGGATTTCACGGAAGAAGATGTGGAATTTGCCAGCAGAGATGATTTAAGGATTTTGGTTGAACAGCTTTTGCGGGTAATCGAGCAATTGATCGCCTCCTTCGATCTGGGCAATGTAATTAAAAATGGTATGCCAACCGTCATCGCCGGTAAACCCAATGCAGGCAAGTCTACCCTACTGAATGCTTTGCTCAATGAAGAGAAGGCGATTGTCTCCGATATTGCCGGTACCACCCGTGATTTCATTGAAGATGAGATTAACATAGGTGGTGTGATTTTCAGGTTTATAGATACCGCAGGCTTAAGAGAAACTACAGATACTATAGAGGCTATTGGTGTCAGCCGTACGCAGGAGAAGATGAAGACCGCTTCATTGATCTTGTACTTGTTTGATCTGACCGATACCGATATGGTAGAAATCAATCGCGATATCAATAAATTGGAGAATTTAGGAGTGCCTTTTGTTAAAGTAGGAAATAAGATAGATAGGGCTAATCCACAATTTATCAATGAATTAAAATCCAGACACCCTGATATCATTTTTATTTCTGCCGGTAAGAAAGAAAACCTTGATGCCTTACGGCAGCGGATTTTGGAAATGGTCAATTTGGACAAGTTCCGCACGGGCAATACCATTGTGACCAATATCCGCCACTATGACTCTTTGGTCAAGACCCGTCAGTCTTTATTGGATGTATTGACAGGCTTGGATGCTCTAGTCACCAATGACTTCTTAGCCATGGATATCCGTCGATCCCTGCATTACCTCGGTGAGATCACAGGGGAAATCACGACCGATGACCTCTTGGCGAACATATTCAGTAAGTTCTGTATCGGGAAGTAA
- a CDS encoding thioredoxin family protein — protein MKKIVSFTFLFFMLGGVVIAQSKINWLTFEEAAAKTQENPKMVFVDVYTDWCGWCKKMDKETFTDPKVVAYINENFYPVKMNAENTKRKFMFRGREYTEATMAATMRVRSYPNFIIMDAAMENITQYPGYRQPEPFLTGLTGILEKFGK, from the coding sequence ATGAAAAAAATAGTATCGTTTACATTTTTATTCTTTATGCTCGGCGGCGTTGTGATAGCCCAGAGTAAAATAAATTGGCTAACTTTTGAAGAGGCTGCAGCCAAAACCCAGGAAAATCCCAAAATGGTTTTTGTGGATGTATATACCGATTGGTGTGGTTGGTGCAAAAAAATGGACAAGGAAACTTTCACCGATCCCAAAGTTGTGGCCTATATCAATGAAAACTTTTATCCGGTAAAAATGAACGCAGAGAATACCAAGAGAAAGTTCATGTTCAGGGGCAGGGAGTATACAGAAGCCACAATGGCCGCGACCATGCGCGTAAGGTCCTATCCTAACTTCATCATCATGGATGCAGCTATGGAAAATATTACCCAATACCCTGGCTATAGACAACCTGAACCATTCCTTACAGGCCTGACCGGCATTTTAGAAAAATTTGGAAAATAA
- a CDS encoding metal-dependent transcriptional regulator, which yields MVQLTPAEESYLKVIYQISDGGKKSVSTNDISVKMKTKPASVSDMLRRLGEKEVIEYRKYYGVHITEEGKKLALQTIRKHRLWEVFLVEKLRFSWDEVHEVADELEHIKSKLLIQRLDEYLGFPKFDPHGDPIPDEYGDIRARPRLPLSELDINATGQLVAVKDSSSAFLRYLDKVGVYIGARIKVLDKVEFDGSVEILVDNKKTIFMSKDVAGNVLVMV from the coding sequence ATGGTACAATTGACCCCTGCTGAAGAGAGTTACCTCAAAGTGATCTATCAAATTTCGGATGGCGGTAAAAAAAGCGTCTCTACCAATGATATCTCCGTTAAGATGAAGACAAAGCCCGCTTCGGTTTCTGATATGCTCCGGAGATTGGGAGAAAAAGAAGTTATTGAATACAGGAAATATTATGGTGTCCATATCACTGAAGAGGGTAAAAAATTGGCTTTGCAGACTATTCGGAAGCACCGGCTTTGGGAGGTTTTTCTGGTAGAAAAACTTCGGTTCTCTTGGGATGAGGTTCATGAAGTAGCTGATGAACTGGAGCATATCAAATCCAAGCTTTTGATACAAAGACTCGATGAATACTTGGGTTTTCCCAAATTTGATCCCCATGGTGATCCAATTCCTGATGAATATGGAGATATTAGGGCCAGACCACGCCTCCCCCTTTCCGAATTGGATATCAATGCAACAGGACAACTTGTGGCCGTAAAAGACAGTAGTTCCGCCTTTTTGCGCTATTTGGATAAAGTAGGCGTCTATATCGGTGCAAGGATCAAGGTGCTGGACAAAGTAGAGTTTGACGGATCAGTTGAAATTCTTGTTGACAACAAAAAGACAATTTTCATGTCCAAAGATGTGGCGGGAAATGTGTTGGTGATGGTTTAG
- a CDS encoding glycosyltransferase, producing the protein MRPIPILIASVLKPLKDPRAYYRFGLSLRETNKYQINIIGFSTKKEADEKNIKFHPLFLEKRQAFSRIFASLVFYRIYKKERPKLSIICTWELIPSAILCTMLFGGKLVYDVQENYALNISYNRTLKGIKKWFAKNLILLTEYFGKFLIDHYIFSEQCYKHEKKAFKPYFVLENKYFGAVPKNIPSKKLHLPNLRFLISGTITEVYGIKEAMQWFLELRQSFPEISLHIIGHCPIPDFAKILSEMAKENKGIHLQISGQPVPYEQIMEAYAAADVVLLPYHQIPSISPKIPSKLFESLALGKPFFYSPNLLWKSFAEKYQAGLEVDFSAKSLAAETLHSLLSMNFYSKDFPYEAFWIQKERLQLQNLVSSLLEAQP; encoded by the coding sequence ATGCGTCCAATTCCTATTTTGATTGCCTCGGTACTTAAACCACTCAAAGACCCCAGGGCTTATTATAGGTTTGGACTTTCACTGCGTGAAACAAATAAATACCAGATAAACATCATAGGATTTTCAACAAAAAAAGAGGCAGATGAAAAAAATATAAAGTTCCACCCTTTATTTTTAGAAAAAAGGCAAGCTTTTTCCAGGATTTTTGCCAGCCTTGTTTTTTACCGGATTTACAAAAAAGAAAGACCGAAACTAAGCATCATCTGTACTTGGGAACTCATACCCTCTGCTATTCTTTGTACAATGCTTTTTGGAGGAAAATTGGTGTATGATGTGCAGGAAAATTATGCTTTGAACATTTCTTATAACCGGACTTTAAAAGGAATAAAAAAATGGTTTGCCAAGAACCTTATTTTGCTGACAGAATATTTCGGAAAATTTCTTATTGATCACTATATATTTTCTGAACAGTGTTATAAACATGAGAAAAAAGCATTTAAACCCTATTTTGTACTCGAAAACAAGTACTTTGGCGCTGTTCCTAAAAATATCCCAAGTAAGAAGCTACACCTTCCAAATTTGCGGTTTTTAATCTCCGGCACCATCACAGAAGTATATGGAATCAAAGAGGCTATGCAATGGTTTTTGGAATTGCGGCAATCCTTTCCTGAAATCTCCCTGCATATCATAGGCCATTGTCCAATACCGGATTTTGCCAAAATCCTTAGTGAGATGGCTAAAGAAAATAAAGGCATCCATTTACAGATCTCCGGCCAACCCGTGCCCTATGAACAGATCATGGAAGCCTATGCTGCGGCTGATGTGGTCTTGCTGCCTTATCATCAGATTCCCAGCATCAGTCCCAAAATTCCAAGTAAACTTTTTGAATCTTTGGCTTTGGGAAAACCATTTTTTTACAGTCCTAACCTGCTTTGGAAATCATTTGCTGAAAAATACCAAGCCGGATTGGAAGTGGATTTTTCAGCCAAAAGCCTGGCGGCGGAGACTCTGCATTCTTTATTGTCTATGAATTTTTACTCCAAGGATTTTCCTTATGAAGCATTTTGGATTCAAAAAGAAAGATTGCAATTGCAGAACTTGGTTTCAAGCTTGCTTGAAGCGCAGCCTTAA